The Planktothrix tepida PCC 9214 genome has a segment encoding these proteins:
- a CDS encoding GerMN domain-containing protein, protein MEDPQNNRIIPIRIVAGIATVLIAVGAGLTWWTSTSRSPQEPVISSPDTTSPSPLISPSPSQTVEKTLAIYWVKDTNGKQTIVAQPVQIQAQNDPTAFLTVAFDQLLTSSPDANQLSEIPKGTTIQQLTTNNDDVYIDLSPEFTQGGGSTSMTGRLGQVVYTATTLNPNSKVWLSVGGKPLTVLGGEGLEIPQPITRPIFEKEFLPVP, encoded by the coding sequence ATGGAAGATCCCCAAAACAATCGTATTATCCCGATTAGAATTGTGGCTGGAATTGCCACTGTTTTAATTGCTGTGGGTGCAGGGTTAACCTGGTGGACATCAACGTCTCGTTCTCCCCAAGAACCCGTTATTTCTTCCCCGGATACAACCTCACCCAGTCCTCTAATTTCTCCTTCTCCATCACAAACCGTTGAAAAAACCCTTGCCATTTATTGGGTGAAGGATACAAACGGTAAACAGACAATTGTTGCTCAACCTGTACAAATTCAAGCCCAAAATGATCCCACGGCATTTTTAACCGTCGCTTTTGATCAATTATTAACGAGTTCTCCCGATGCCAATCAATTGAGTGAAATTCCCAAAGGAACAACAATTCAGCAGTTAACCACTAACAATGATGATGTTTATATAGATTTATCCCCAGAATTCACCCAAGGTGGGGGGAGTACATCAATGACCGGACGACTAGGACAAGTGGTGTATACCGCGACAACCCTTAACCCCAATAGCAAAGTTTGGCTTTCCGTTGGCGGTAAACCGTTAACGGTTTTAGGCGGAGAAGGGTTAGAAATTCCTCAACCCATCACTCGCCCCATTTTCGAGAAAGAATTTTTACCTGTTCCCTAA
- the accB gene encoding acetyl-CoA carboxylase biotin carboxyl carrier protein has protein sequence MQLDLNQLRELLADLDKTNISELTLKSADFELTVRKEISLSSGTLPSVETLLTDAGVSSQLVSSPVVPTVIDSVGKTSPASSPTVSPPPPPTSTESKWVEITSPMVGTFYRSPAPDEPPFVETGDRISTGQTVCIIEAMKLMNEIEAEFSGQVMEILIQNGSPVEYGQPLMRVKPD, from the coding sequence GTGCAACTAGATTTGAACCAGCTTCGTGAACTGCTGGCTGATCTCGATAAAACCAACATTTCAGAGCTAACGCTCAAAAGCGCAGATTTTGAACTGACTGTTCGCAAAGAAATTTCGCTCAGTTCTGGGACTCTGCCTTCCGTTGAGACGCTGTTAACGGATGCAGGAGTTAGTTCACAGTTGGTTTCGTCTCCGGTGGTTCCCACTGTTATTGATTCCGTTGGGAAAACTTCCCCTGCATCCAGCCCAACTGTATCACCGCCTCCCCCACCGACTTCGACTGAATCTAAGTGGGTTGAAATTACGTCCCCAATGGTGGGAACGTTCTATCGTTCTCCCGCCCCCGATGAACCGCCTTTTGTGGAAACGGGCGATCGGATTTCGACGGGTCAGACCGTTTGTATTATTGAAGCTATGAAGTTGATGAACGAAATAGAAGCGGAATTTTCTGGCCAAGTCATGGAAATTTTGATTCAGAATGGTTCCCCGGTGGAATATGGCCAGCCGTTAATGCGAGTTAAACCGGATTAA